In Pirellulales bacterium, a single genomic region encodes these proteins:
- the proB gene encoding glutamate 5-kinase, translating to MTDLLRQEIAAAAHTIVVKVGTRILTTSEGQLDQARVATLAEELHQVMQAGRRVALVSSGAVGAGMGRLALKKRPTDLAELQAVAAVGQTSLVEAYDRTLRSHGRHAAQILLIADDLDNRTRYLNIRNTIVTLMKFGAVPIINENDTVSVEELQTTFGDNDRLAAMVTNLIRAPLLVLLSDVEGLYDGDPADPAARVVPTVTQLDESIWSLVRDRATGVSKGGMASKLEAARVATSTGENVIIASGKQPGNLMRILAGDVVGTLFVAQAESIPSWKRWIGFTAQPRGKLLLDDGARQAVETKGSSLLAIGIVDAQGTFRKGDVVALCDRGGREFARGLTNYSVADVTRIKGLKTDQIAAALGHCPYQEVIHRDNLATGIGTRGQGG from the coding sequence ATGACCGATCTCTTGCGCCAAGAAATCGCTGCCGCCGCCCACACGATCGTGGTGAAAGTAGGAACGCGCATCCTCACCACATCGGAAGGGCAATTGGACCAAGCCCGCGTCGCAACGCTAGCCGAGGAATTGCACCAGGTCATGCAGGCCGGCCGGCGCGTGGCGCTCGTCAGCTCCGGCGCCGTCGGTGCGGGAATGGGGCGATTGGCCTTGAAAAAACGTCCGACCGATTTGGCCGAATTGCAAGCGGTGGCCGCGGTTGGGCAAACGAGCCTCGTCGAGGCCTACGACCGGACGCTGCGCAGCCACGGCCGCCATGCCGCGCAAATCCTTTTGATCGCCGACGATCTCGACAATCGCACCCGCTATCTCAACATCCGCAACACGATCGTCACGCTGATGAAATTCGGCGCCGTGCCGATCATCAACGAGAACGACACGGTCAGCGTGGAGGAGCTGCAAACCACTTTCGGCGACAACGATCGACTGGCCGCGATGGTCACCAACTTGATCCGCGCGCCGCTCTTGGTGCTGCTCTCGGATGTCGAAGGGCTATATGACGGGGATCCGGCGGATCCGGCGGCGCGGGTGGTCCCGACGGTGACTCAACTCGACGAATCGATCTGGTCGCTCGTCCGCGATCGGGCCACCGGCGTGAGCAAAGGGGGCATGGCGAGCAAGCTCGAAGCGGCCCGCGTCGCCACCTCCACCGGAGAAAACGTGATCATCGCCAGCGGCAAGCAGCCGGGCAACTTGATGCGAATCTTGGCCGGAGACGTGGTCGGCACGCTCTTCGTCGCTCAAGCAGAATCGATCCCCTCGTGGAAGCGCTGGATCGGTTTCACGGCCCAGCCGCGCGGCAAGCTGCTCCTCGACGACGGGGCGCGGCAAGCGGTCGAGACCAAGGGGAGCAGCCTGCTGGCAATCGGCATCGTCGATGCCCAGGGAACGTTTCGAAAAGGGGATGTCGTGGCGCTATGCGATCGCGGCGGCCGAGAGTTCGCCCGCGGGCTGACCAACTACTCCGTCGCCGATGTGACGCGAATCAAAGGACTGAAGACCGATCAAATCGCCGCCGCTCTCGGACACTGCCCTTATCAAGAGGTGATCCATCGCGACAATTTGGCGACGGGGATCGGGACCCGAGGCCAGGGAGGGTGA
- a CDS encoding putative sugar O-methyltransferase, whose amino-acid sequence MNAEEESVLRLMREDNLRAGFPFAPRGVWEKLCHDFDANFRVHGVPREDIAYFNQSFSQSPPGNPRYHRYAVYMLYRLIKQRDASDLLGRFDLSSDTGYEIAIDGRRYSWDTLISLDTILSIAEADPGILTDRRVVADLGSGWGRIGYVLKRINPRVSYLLLDLPEILMISMAVLPRLLPAESTSLYAEFRAMPALTKSMLLQKGLWFAGSQDLLKVADGAIDVFINVASFQEMKLAQVRTYFDLIDRKVSGIFYTQQYVVVSDAQRPYNAIGGLEQYPFKSQWTEHFKRYTTFSERFFEAGFGVNQSSRPVCPLPTLPASVPVPLLQATTAVI is encoded by the coding sequence ATGAATGCTGAAGAGGAATCGGTTCTCCGCTTGATGCGGGAAGACAACCTTCGGGCCGGATTCCCCTTCGCTCCGCGGGGCGTGTGGGAGAAGCTCTGCCACGACTTCGACGCGAATTTTCGCGTGCATGGCGTGCCCAGGGAGGACATCGCGTATTTCAATCAGAGCTTTTCGCAATCGCCCCCCGGCAATCCGCGTTATCACCGGTACGCCGTCTACATGTTGTACCGCCTCATCAAGCAGCGCGATGCCAGCGATCTGCTGGGCCGATTCGACTTGAGCAGCGACACGGGTTACGAAATCGCGATCGACGGCCGCCGGTATTCGTGGGATACGCTGATCTCGCTCGACACGATCCTTTCGATCGCCGAGGCCGACCCTGGGATTCTGACGGACCGCCGCGTCGTGGCCGATTTGGGGAGCGGCTGGGGACGGATCGGCTATGTGCTCAAGCGAATCAATCCGCGCGTCTCGTATTTGTTGCTTGACCTGCCGGAAATCCTGATGATTTCGATGGCGGTTTTGCCGCGGCTGTTGCCGGCCGAATCGACGAGCCTTTACGCGGAATTTCGAGCGATGCCGGCCCTGACGAAATCCATGCTCTTGCAAAAGGGGCTGTGGTTCGCCGGCAGCCAAGACCTGTTGAAAGTCGCCGACGGCGCGATCGACGTATTCATCAACGTGGCCAGCTTTCAGGAAATGAAGCTCGCGCAGGTGCGGACTTATTTCGACTTGATCGATCGAAAGGTCTCGGGGATTTTTTACACGCAGCAATACGTCGTCGTTTCCGACGCCCAGCGTCCGTATAACGCGATCGGCGGCTTGGAGCAATACCCGTTCAAGTCCCAATGGACGGAGCACTTCAAGCGCTACACGACCTTCTCCGAACGATTCTTCGAGGCCGGCTTCGGCGTCAATCAAAGTTCCCGACCAGTTTGCCCGTTGCCGACGCTGCCGGCATCGGTTCCCGTGCCCTTGCTCCAAGCTACGACGGCGGTAATCTAA
- a CDS encoding DUF1570 domain-containing protein: protein MRALAWGLLGFAVTCCGCAAWRSAHPELPDRANIRLDQLVIHSNFEIPSQHRLLQEVNALRMDVSGKLGVPTSDEPIHVYLFEDGERYSAFIHSRFPQFPERRAFFVETDTRLSVYAHWGENVAVDLRHEVTHGYLHSMLPNLPLWLDEGLAEFFEVPRGQHGYHRINIDDLMSGSAAGRWHPDIRRLEALKSVAEMSRTEYAESWAWVHLLLETDPPRQELLHNYLARLRRDAVAELLSLHLQQAHLDDPQMLLDHVRELAAKPVN from the coding sequence ATGCGGGCATTGGCGTGGGGGCTGCTCGGCTTCGCGGTGACCTGTTGCGGCTGCGCCGCGTGGCGCAGTGCGCATCCAGAGCTGCCGGATCGCGCCAACATCCGGCTCGATCAACTTGTGATCCACAGCAATTTCGAGATTCCCAGCCAGCATCGCTTGCTGCAGGAGGTCAACGCCCTGCGGATGGACGTGAGCGGGAAGTTGGGGGTCCCCACATCCGACGAGCCGATCCATGTCTATTTGTTTGAAGACGGCGAGCGATATAGTGCATTCATACATAGCCGGTTTCCGCAATTTCCCGAGCGGCGGGCCTTCTTCGTCGAGACTGATACCAGGCTGAGCGTTTACGCGCATTGGGGCGAAAACGTCGCCGTCGATTTGCGCCACGAAGTGACCCACGGCTACCTGCACTCGATGCTGCCGAATCTGCCCCTCTGGCTCGACGAGGGGCTGGCCGAATTCTTCGAGGTGCCGCGCGGCCAGCACGGTTATCATCGCATCAATATCGACGACTTGATGTCTGGCTCCGCGGCCGGCCGATGGCATCCCGATATCCGTCGCCTGGAAGCCCTAAAATCGGTTGCCGAGATGAGCCGCACTGAATATGCCGAGTCCTGGGCCTGGGTCCATTTGCTGTTGGAAACCGATCCACCGCGGCAAGAGCTGCTCCATAATTACCTCGCCCGCCTTCGCCGCGACGCCGTTGCCGAACTCCTTTCGCTTCATCTTCAGCAAGCCCATCTCGACGACCCGCAAATGCTGTTGGATCACGTCCGCGAGTTGGCGGCCAAACCCGTGAATTGA
- a CDS encoding agmatine deiminase family protein, which translates to MLKRQSTALLLVCGTFLASAGFFAGIRVEGFRGAQADSSNPPSDRGVSERVWPIADVKTEGRIQGEFEHQAALILGVNELIQFHPQTLAQIVAAIHDRIKIIGVVADDDQRAKTVSLLKDNRLPEDAIDFFEWPVEAMWVRDYAPFFVVGDHTTVVDFTYPEQNRDLEDSFAVAFAATFRMHYDHCHLTLEGGNLTSNGGGLCVSTTKLGSGNERRGYDAKRIGELLFEHFHFTRWVHLNPLEDEPTGHADMFVTLCARNKAILGFYRSEDDKVNAEILDQNAAVLKGEPTKDGPMDLIRIPMPSHKDGNWRTYTNVIYANGVVLVPQYPDTDPDLDKVALNVFHEALPDWKIVGIDCSKLITKRGALHCISRNVPALDGLASGK; encoded by the coding sequence ATGTTGAAGAGGCAATCCACTGCGTTGCTGTTGGTCTGCGGAACTTTCCTCGCATCCGCCGGTTTTTTCGCCGGGATTCGGGTCGAGGGTTTCCGCGGCGCCCAGGCTGACTCGTCGAATCCCCCTTCGGATCGAGGCGTCTCGGAGCGCGTCTGGCCGATTGCCGACGTCAAGACCGAAGGGCGCATCCAGGGAGAGTTCGAGCATCAAGCAGCGCTGATTCTCGGCGTCAATGAATTGATCCAATTTCATCCGCAGACCCTGGCCCAGATCGTGGCGGCGATTCATGACCGAATCAAGATCATCGGCGTCGTGGCCGACGACGACCAACGGGCGAAGACTGTTTCACTGCTGAAGGACAATCGACTGCCCGAGGACGCCATCGACTTTTTCGAATGGCCGGTCGAGGCGATGTGGGTTCGCGATTACGCCCCGTTCTTCGTCGTCGGCGACCATACGACCGTCGTCGATTTCACCTATCCCGAGCAGAATCGGGACCTCGAGGACAGTTTCGCCGTGGCGTTTGCCGCGACCTTTCGGATGCACTATGACCATTGCCATTTGACTCTCGAAGGTGGCAATCTGACATCCAACGGCGGCGGCCTGTGCGTTTCCACCACGAAGCTCGGCTCGGGCAACGAACGCCGCGGCTATGACGCCAAGCGGATCGGCGAGTTGCTCTTCGAGCATTTTCACTTTACGCGGTGGGTCCATCTCAATCCGCTCGAAGACGAGCCGACCGGCCATGCCGATATGTTCGTCACTCTCTGCGCTCGCAACAAAGCGATTCTTGGCTTCTACCGCTCGGAAGATGACAAAGTCAACGCCGAGATCCTCGATCAAAACGCGGCCGTGCTGAAGGGCGAGCCGACGAAAGACGGCCCCATGGACCTGATTCGCATCCCGATGCCCAGCCATAAAGACGGCAATTGGCGCACTTACACCAACGTGATCTACGCCAACGGAGTCGTGCTCGTGCCGCAATACCCGGACACCGATCCCGACTTGGACAAGGTCGCGTTAAACGTGTTTCACGAGGCCCTGCCCGACTGGAAAATCGTCGGCATCGATTGCTCGAAGCTCATCACCAAGCGCGGCGCGCTGCACTGCATCTCGCGCAATGTTCCCGCGCTCGATGGCCTGGCGAGCGGTAAGTGA
- the folK gene encoding 2-amino-4-hydroxy-6-hydroxymethyldihydropteridine diphosphokinase, with product MAAALIALGSNLGDRERILNDAVAQLSLQPGIRLVSKSRWHETRPVGGPKGQADFLNGAVLVDTSLSPEQLAEELERIETAAGRTREGRWAARTLDLDLLLYGEEVIDTPRLVVPHPRMTFRRFVLEPAAEIAPSMRHPTVGWTLAALRDHIQYRRLRRVRIAEYVAATAGPIAAGKTALANTVAAAVNHQVMADPVALDWNAKSPRESASLAFDRQLLRRRADQLAEDRIRPPPDLISDYWLEQSICMAELALPHDWLAKYLDEYHGIVAEVTKPKLLVLLDVPPEVSLQRINERGGWCPSWLTLEWLARYRELLLVRVATPRRGPVLRLDGTKPDEAREELVAAIQAMQ from the coding sequence ATGGCCGCCGCGCTCATAGCTCTGGGCTCGAATCTGGGAGACCGAGAGCGAATTCTGAACGATGCCGTCGCGCAGTTGTCGCTCCAGCCTGGCATTCGGCTTGTTTCCAAGAGCCGCTGGCATGAGACGCGACCGGTCGGCGGCCCGAAGGGACAAGCCGATTTCCTCAACGGCGCCGTGCTCGTTGACACGTCGCTTTCTCCCGAGCAATTGGCCGAGGAGCTTGAGCGAATCGAAACGGCTGCGGGGCGAACTCGCGAGGGGCGATGGGCAGCGCGAACGCTCGATCTCGATCTCTTGCTATACGGTGAAGAAGTGATCGATACTCCGCGGCTCGTTGTGCCGCATCCTCGAATGACCTTTCGCAGGTTCGTTCTTGAGCCGGCGGCCGAAATTGCGCCTTCGATGCGACATCCAACGGTCGGCTGGACGCTTGCTGCACTTCGCGATCATATACAGTACCGTCGCCTGCGGAGAGTTCGGATCGCCGAATACGTTGCCGCAACCGCCGGACCGATTGCCGCCGGAAAGACAGCGCTGGCCAACACTGTTGCGGCCGCTGTTAATCACCAAGTGATGGCAGATCCAGTCGCCCTAGATTGGAATGCAAAATCGCCGCGCGAGAGCGCCAGTTTAGCTTTTGATCGCCAATTATTGAGACGACGTGCGGACCAGTTAGCCGAAGATCGCATCCGTCCACCTCCGGATTTGATTAGTGATTATTGGTTGGAACAGTCAATTTGCATGGCTGAATTGGCGCTGCCGCACGATTGGCTGGCCAAGTACCTCGACGAGTACCATGGGATTGTTGCCGAAGTCACAAAGCCGAAATTGCTTGTTTTGTTGGATGTGCCGCCGGAAGTGTCATTGCAGCGAATTAATGAACGGGGTGGCTGGTGTCCAAGCTGGCTGACGCTCGAGTGGTTGGCTCGATACCGCGAGTTGCTTCTAGTGCGCGTGGCCACGCCGAGACGAGGACCGGTGCTTCGGCTTGACGGGACGAAGCCGGATGAGGCGCGAGAGGAACTTGTCGCGGCGATTCAGGCGATGCAGTGA
- a CDS encoding hemolysin family protein, producing the protein MSEYVWEILIILVLILANGFFSAAEIAVIASRRGRLQRQAEEGDKRARQALELANDPGRFLPTVQVGITLIGTFTATFGGASLVHELAAYLEHVPVPLIANNAHGAAIVIVGLGITLATLVLGELVPKRLALRRAEQFARFAAPLLTVLSRIGRPAVWLMSSATNAVLMLAASDAKAEPTVSVADIEHMIDTGTAEGVLEAVEKKVAVEALRLGERTVRDVMRPRIDLDALDADTPADEVMGAVAMAGFSRLPVYERDLDHIVGFVHIKDIFLQQYLGRPIELRRLLHPALFVPETMPLDRLLELFQEKHNQLAVVLDEYGGTEGMVTLEDVLEELVGEIRDEHRREKTDLFVERAANTWLVDGMVSVSDLIERLKIRNAEGSESRGFSTISGLILDQLGRIPSVGDSTDWNDLHLEVVHMDGQRIDQILVQRKNPDGAADLGPTSVE; encoded by the coding sequence GTGTCCGAGTACGTTTGGGAAATCTTGATCATCCTGGTCTTGATCTTGGCCAACGGATTCTTTAGCGCGGCCGAAATCGCGGTGATCGCCTCGCGCCGCGGCCGATTGCAACGGCAGGCAGAAGAAGGAGACAAGCGGGCTCGGCAAGCGCTGGAGTTGGCCAACGATCCGGGCCGGTTCCTGCCGACGGTGCAAGTCGGGATCACGCTGATCGGCACGTTCACAGCCACATTTGGCGGCGCCAGCCTGGTGCATGAGCTGGCCGCGTATCTCGAGCACGTTCCCGTGCCGCTCATCGCCAATAACGCGCACGGCGCTGCAATCGTGATTGTGGGGCTGGGAATCACGTTGGCGACGCTGGTGCTCGGCGAATTGGTTCCCAAGCGCTTGGCGCTGCGTCGCGCCGAGCAATTTGCCCGCTTCGCTGCACCGCTTCTGACCGTCTTGTCGCGGATCGGGCGGCCGGCGGTTTGGCTGATGAGTTCGGCGACGAACGCCGTCCTGATGTTGGCCGCCTCGGATGCGAAGGCGGAGCCGACCGTCTCGGTCGCCGACATCGAGCATATGATCGACACCGGAACGGCCGAAGGAGTGCTCGAGGCCGTCGAGAAGAAAGTGGCGGTCGAGGCCTTGCGGCTCGGCGAGCGGACGGTGCGCGACGTCATGCGCCCGCGGATCGACCTCGATGCTCTCGACGCCGACACGCCGGCCGACGAGGTGATGGGAGCCGTCGCCATGGCCGGCTTCTCGCGGCTGCCGGTCTATGAGCGCGATCTCGACCACATCGTCGGGTTCGTCCACATCAAGGACATATTTCTTCAGCAATATCTTGGCCGGCCGATCGAATTGCGAAGGCTATTGCACCCGGCCCTGTTCGTGCCCGAGACGATGCCGCTCGATCGGCTGCTTGAGCTGTTTCAAGAGAAGCACAATCAACTGGCGGTCGTGCTCGATGAATACGGCGGCACCGAGGGGATGGTCACACTCGAAGACGTGCTCGAAGAGCTGGTCGGCGAAATCCGCGACGAGCATCGCCGCGAAAAGACCGACCTGTTCGTCGAGCGGGCCGCGAACACCTGGCTCGTCGACGGCATGGTGAGCGTGAGCGATCTGATCGAGCGGCTCAAGATTCGCAATGCCGAGGGATCGGAGTCGCGCGGCTTCAGCACGATCTCCGGGCTGATTCTCGATCAACTCGGCCGCATCCCGTCGGTCGGCGATTCCACCGATTGGAACGACCTCCACCTCGAAGTAGTCCACATGGACGGCCAGCGGATTGACCAGATACTCGTGCAACGAAAGAATCCAGACGGAGCCGCCGATTTAGGACCGACGAGCGTCGAATGA
- a CDS encoding YetF domain-containing protein, whose amino-acid sequence MLDTILHNVFVLDVPLLEKIIRPILVYCFLIVGLRLAGKREMAQLNAFDLVVLLTISNTVQNAIIGNDNSLSGGVIGASALLLTNALVVRFLYTHDKLDRLIEGEPDVLIKDGKVRMDRLRSELMTLAELQSAAHKQGFASLGDVERAVLEPSGVVSFIAKRPLPEEARQAELLARLDQIDQRLAALAEDRA is encoded by the coding sequence ATGCTCGACACGATTCTGCATAATGTGTTTGTCCTCGATGTGCCGTTATTGGAGAAGATCATCCGGCCGATCCTCGTGTATTGCTTCTTGATTGTCGGCCTGCGGCTGGCCGGCAAGCGCGAGATGGCGCAACTCAACGCGTTCGATTTGGTGGTGCTGCTGACGATCTCGAACACCGTGCAGAACGCCATCATCGGCAACGACAATTCGCTTAGCGGCGGCGTGATCGGGGCGAGCGCGCTCTTGCTGACCAACGCCCTGGTCGTCCGCTTCCTCTACACGCACGACAAGCTCGACCGTCTGATCGAGGGTGAGCCGGACGTGCTCATCAAAGACGGCAAGGTCCGCATGGATCGTCTCCGAAGCGAGTTGATGACGCTCGCCGAGCTGCAAAGCGCCGCGCACAAGCAAGGCTTCGCCAGCCTAGGCGACGTCGAGCGGGCCGTGCTCGAGCCGAGCGGCGTCGTTTCCTTCATCGCCAAGCGGCCGCTACCCGAGGAAGCCCGCCAAGCCGAACTGCTCGCCCGGCTCGATCAAATCGACCAGCGCTTGGCGGCGCTCGCTGAGGATCGCGCTTAG